One window of the Rufibacter radiotolerans genome contains the following:
- a CDS encoding SDR family oxidoreductase, which translates to MSEIILVTGATGTIGSATVKALDSLGADVRAGVRSLIKGENLRRLPGVELVELNFSHPESLRVAFTGVSTAFLITPFTEDQVQMAKQLVDAAQEAGVRHVVRLSASGAEAEPGIQLGRWHREAEDYLKGKELNYTLLRPGAFMQNFVHQHAASIKSENAFYMPMGQGRVSYIDARDIGEVAAEILLRPEGHDGKAYTLTGPEALSGEEIAEIFSSVLGREIKYVDVPEEGARNAMQQMQLPNWMIDSLLELYSISRAGYASGVTSDVQEVIGRRPYTFREFVETYHDCF; encoded by the coding sequence ATGTCTGAAATCATCTTAGTAACGGGTGCCACCGGCACCATAGGGTCTGCCACCGTAAAGGCGCTGGACAGTTTAGGGGCCGATGTGCGGGCTGGGGTGAGGTCCCTTATCAAAGGGGAGAACCTGCGCCGCCTGCCGGGGGTAGAACTGGTGGAACTCAACTTCTCCCACCCGGAAAGTCTGCGCGTGGCCTTTACCGGCGTATCTACGGCGTTTCTGATCACCCCTTTCACAGAAGACCAGGTACAGATGGCCAAGCAGTTGGTAGATGCGGCGCAGGAAGCAGGCGTGCGGCACGTGGTGCGGCTTTCGGCGAGCGGGGCAGAGGCAGAACCCGGCATCCAGTTGGGCCGTTGGCACCGTGAGGCTGAAGACTACCTCAAAGGCAAAGAACTCAATTATACCCTGCTGCGGCCGGGGGCTTTTATGCAGAACTTCGTGCACCAGCACGCGGCTTCTATTAAGTCTGAAAACGCTTTTTACATGCCTATGGGGCAGGGCCGTGTCTCTTACATTGATGCCCGTGACATAGGTGAGGTGGCCGCGGAAATCCTGCTTCGGCCGGAAGGCCATGACGGCAAAGCCTACACCTTAACCGGTCCTGAGGCCCTGTCTGGAGAGGAGATAGCGGAAATTTTCTCATCGGTGCTGGGCCGGGAGATCAAGTACGTAGACGTGCCAGAAGAGGGCGCCCGCAACGCCATGCAACAAATGCAATTACCCAATTGGATGATTGACAGCCTTCTGGAACTGTACAGCATTTCGCGCGCCGGTTACGCCTCTGGGGTGACCAGTGATGTGCAGGAAGTGATAGGCCGCCGGCCCTATACCTTTAGAGAGTTTGTGGAAACCTACCACGACTGTTTTTAG
- a CDS encoding PAS domain-containing protein yields the protein MALKTVGPGVVSHKRSESNLKALQKEMQRLKLNQAQITEPESEVLSVILEDCPDLYLLLTPELQIKWVSNAYLNTTGRSREELIGKFISEIYPPEASSAKEAEFTQELQDSLTQVLTTGNHHEMGLHRSEQPAPPGEDGDSIEKFWRVLHKPVVNETGEIISIIHKMIDVTALVQKQRLIEGLTQEREAIQAALGQAQTVQQKLREEQRRLKQAEACGHLGSFEVVFPERVVFCSDELFRIYGMEPQSEPIIFEGFSSYIHPDDRDRYKQAVHSFYQENRSLDLIHRIIRQDGQTRIVHTRSETVLDVEGREVSIFGTMQDITEQKLAQDQLEASTAVLRQAEAVGHTGSYEADVATMVLHCSDEMYRLLGYEPQSLEITLDFVDANSHPDDAAQIRQQLQNSLATKEPYQYVRRIYWPDGQMRYIEGKGTVVCNEEGEAVKLVGTIHDITDQVRTDLILDTINEVCYELDEQLRFRYANKTAYTTWGKVPDEILGKEYLEVFPEAKEYACFQMILQVHQTKKQALKEVYDPFEKKWLFYNVMPAHSGLIVLYFDITEKVEALEEISQKQEQLNLLVESVPDLISRWSKDGTCVYCNSNFESKFNLEPGSAEGKKAFEIGSPSETVISFMSCLKEVFASGQPKDSAYEFRLQGEPLSLVAHLIPERAPDGSVETVLVIAYDMTQVWQAKSEINKHLNLLKQSEELAGLGSWEYDISSGTITWSEGMCRLFKVEQGHPGSPEVYLQYVLDEDLEIAQRIVENLRVHHQPFEETLRIKYPHGIKILRMKGVVVEGSDGKPAKILGVDWDITEMERLVNENEKIKLSQQNELLLAILDTQETERLRIAEALHNGIAQLMYAVKLNLNQVILDRKAMQDRQVKECVGKADRILVKAIQEVRSLSHELMPTPLSDLGLEAAFKDICATLSSKNLQLNCWVFNLHTPLEKHLELAVYRIAQELANNMVKHAQATEASLLLREQRGVLVLEAEDNGKGFNPLQLTGKGMGLKSIQDRVKLLNGTVEIETEPDQGTSISIYIPIPATQGPKG from the coding sequence ATGGCTTTGAAAACCGTTGGTCCTGGAGTTGTTTCCCACAAAAGATCTGAGTCAAACCTGAAAGCGCTGCAAAAAGAGATGCAACGCCTGAAACTGAACCAGGCGCAGATCACAGAGCCTGAATCTGAAGTGCTGTCAGTCATTTTAGAGGACTGCCCAGACTTATACCTCCTACTAACTCCAGAATTGCAGATTAAATGGGTTTCCAATGCGTACCTGAACACTACCGGGCGTTCTCGGGAAGAGCTTATTGGTAAATTCATTTCAGAAATCTACCCCCCGGAAGCCTCTTCTGCTAAGGAGGCAGAGTTTACCCAAGAGCTGCAAGATTCCCTTACCCAGGTGCTGACCACCGGTAACCACCATGAAATGGGTCTGCACCGTAGCGAGCAACCTGCCCCCCCAGGGGAAGACGGGGATTCCATTGAAAAATTCTGGCGCGTGCTCCATAAACCCGTGGTCAATGAAACCGGCGAAATCATCAGTATTATCCATAAGATGATTGACGTAACGGCTTTGGTGCAGAAACAGCGTCTTATAGAAGGCCTTACCCAGGAGCGGGAAGCCATACAAGCCGCCCTGGGCCAGGCGCAGACAGTGCAGCAGAAACTAAGGGAAGAGCAGCGCCGCCTGAAACAGGCAGAGGCCTGTGGCCATTTGGGTAGCTTTGAGGTGGTGTTCCCTGAGCGCGTGGTGTTTTGCTCAGATGAGTTGTTCCGCATTTACGGCATGGAACCCCAGAGTGAGCCCATCATCTTTGAAGGCTTCTCTTCCTACATTCACCCAGATGACCGGGACCGGTACAAGCAGGCGGTCCATAGTTTTTACCAGGAGAACCGGAGCCTGGACCTTATCCATAGAATTATCAGACAAGATGGCCAGACCCGCATTGTGCATACCCGCAGCGAAACCGTGCTGGATGTGGAAGGACGGGAGGTAAGCATCTTTGGCACCATGCAAGACATTACGGAGCAAAAGCTGGCCCAGGACCAACTGGAGGCCAGTACCGCCGTGCTGCGGCAGGCCGAAGCCGTGGGGCATACCGGTAGTTATGAGGCAGATGTGGCTACCATGGTCCTCCACTGCTCAGATGAGATGTACCGTCTGCTGGGGTATGAGCCCCAGTCCCTTGAAATCACCCTTGATTTTGTTGATGCCAATTCACACCCAGATGATGCGGCCCAGATCAGGCAACAACTGCAGAACTCCCTGGCCACCAAAGAGCCTTACCAATACGTGCGGCGCATCTACTGGCCAGACGGCCAGATGCGCTACATTGAAGGCAAAGGCACAGTGGTCTGTAATGAAGAGGGGGAAGCTGTAAAATTGGTAGGCACCATCCATGACATCACAGACCAGGTAAGAACAGACCTTATCCTGGACACCATCAATGAGGTCTGCTATGAGCTGGATGAGCAGCTGAGGTTCCGGTACGCCAACAAAACGGCCTACACCACCTGGGGGAAAGTGCCAGACGAAATTCTGGGCAAAGAGTACCTGGAGGTTTTCCCGGAGGCCAAAGAGTATGCCTGCTTCCAGATGATTCTGCAGGTGCACCAGACAAAGAAACAGGCCTTAAAGGAGGTTTATGACCCGTTTGAGAAGAAATGGCTGTTCTATAACGTCATGCCGGCCCATTCTGGCCTTATAGTCCTGTATTTTGACATCACTGAAAAGGTAGAGGCCCTGGAAGAAATATCGCAGAAACAGGAACAGCTCAACTTGCTGGTGGAAAGCGTGCCAGATCTGATCTCGCGCTGGAGCAAAGACGGAACGTGCGTGTATTGTAACTCTAACTTTGAGAGTAAATTCAATTTAGAGCCAGGTTCAGCGGAAGGCAAAAAAGCCTTTGAGATTGGGTCACCCTCAGAGACGGTCATTTCCTTTATGTCCTGCCTGAAAGAGGTGTTTGCCTCGGGCCAGCCCAAAGACAGCGCCTATGAGTTCAGGCTCCAGGGCGAGCCCCTTTCCCTGGTGGCCCATCTTATCCCGGAAAGGGCGCCAGACGGGTCAGTAGAAACGGTACTGGTAATTGCCTATGACATGACCCAGGTCTGGCAGGCGAAATCTGAGATCAACAAACACCTCAACCTCCTTAAGCAATCTGAAGAACTGGCGGGGCTGGGCAGTTGGGAATATGACATCTCCTCTGGCACCATTACCTGGTCAGAAGGCATGTGCCGCCTGTTCAAGGTAGAGCAGGGCCACCCCGGCTCCCCTGAGGTTTACCTGCAATATGTGCTGGACGAAGATCTGGAGATTGCCCAACGCATTGTGGAGAATTTACGGGTGCACCACCAGCCTTTTGAAGAAACCCTGCGCATTAAGTACCCGCACGGCATAAAGATTCTAAGGATGAAAGGCGTAGTGGTAGAAGGCAGTGACGGCAAACCGGCCAAGATCCTGGGCGTGGACTGGGACATCACGGAGATGGAACGCCTGGTAAATGAAAATGAAAAGATCAAGCTAAGCCAGCAGAATGAGCTGCTCCTGGCCATTCTGGACACCCAGGAGACTGAAAGGTTGCGTATAGCAGAGGCGCTGCACAACGGCATTGCCCAACTCATGTACGCCGTAAAGCTGAACCTGAACCAGGTGATCCTGGACCGGAAGGCCATGCAAGACCGGCAGGTGAAAGAATGCGTAGGCAAGGCAGACCGTATTCTGGTAAAGGCCATTCAGGAGGTACGGAGCCTGTCACATGAACTCATGCCTACCCCTTTGTCTGACCTGGGCCTGGAGGCGGCTTTCAAAGACATCTGCGCCACCCTGTCCAGTAAGAACCTGCAACTAAACTGCTGGGTCTTTAACCTGCATACCCCTCTAGAGAAACATCTGGAGCTGGCGGTGTACCGCATAGCCCAGGAACTGGCCAACAACATGGTCAAACACGCCCAGGCCACGGAAGCCAGCCTGCTGTTGCGGGAGCAAAGGGGCGTGCTGGTCCTGGAGGCCGAAGACAACGGCAAGGGCTTTAACCCTCTGCAACTGACGGGCAAAGGCATGGGCCTTAAGTCTATTCAAGACCGCGTGAAACTGCTGAACGGCACGGTGGAAATAGAAACCGAGCCAGACCAGGGCACCTCCATCAGTATCTATATTCCTATTCCGGCTACCCAAGGTCCTAAAGGATAA
- a CDS encoding endonuclease/exonuclease/phosphatase family protein encodes MKTALEVLGSLVIIASLLTLVKSTYWWIRALDFPRVQVAVLGFLTLGLYEWLVGFDSLSQKLFAGLIGLAIMNELVHVYQFTPLAKVQALRSRIKAPKNSFGFMISNVRMSNKKYPKFLEVVRETDPDMLLINEPDHGWANAISELDKRYPYCIKEPLENTYGMMFFSKFKLINTEVRYLVEEGIPSFYMQVVLPTGKIFDLFTVHPQPPHLNKDTDTREAELLMVAKMAKNSPHPSIVAGDLNDVAWSYTTNLFRKISGLLDPRIGRGFFNTYNAHIPFFRYSLDHVFYDPAFRLIRIKTLRFFGSDHFPIFIRLNYEPQEAEEHDVPEPNQEEKEDAHELLHNPVVEKPPQVENSTSASVNSKS; translated from the coding sequence ATGAAAACGGCCCTTGAGGTACTTGGCAGCCTTGTCATTATAGCCTCCTTGCTCACCCTAGTGAAAAGCACCTATTGGTGGATCAGGGCACTGGACTTCCCCCGGGTGCAGGTGGCTGTGCTTGGCTTTCTCACACTGGGCCTGTATGAGTGGTTGGTGGGGTTTGATAGCCTTTCACAAAAGCTCTTCGCGGGTCTTATCGGGCTGGCCATCATGAACGAGCTGGTGCACGTGTACCAGTTTACTCCCCTGGCCAAGGTACAGGCCCTGCGGTCCAGAATAAAAGCCCCCAAGAACTCCTTCGGGTTCATGATCTCCAACGTTCGCATGTCTAACAAGAAATACCCCAAGTTTCTGGAGGTGGTAAGAGAGACAGACCCAGACATGCTGCTCATCAATGAACCAGACCACGGCTGGGCAAACGCTATCTCTGAACTGGACAAGCGCTATCCGTACTGCATCAAAGAGCCCCTGGAGAACACCTACGGCATGATGTTCTTCAGCAAGTTCAAACTCATTAACACTGAGGTGCGCTACCTGGTGGAAGAAGGCATTCCGTCTTTTTACATGCAGGTGGTGTTGCCTACCGGAAAGATATTTGACCTGTTCACCGTACACCCGCAGCCGCCGCACCTCAACAAAGACACAGACACCCGTGAGGCCGAACTGCTCATGGTAGCCAAGATGGCCAAGAACTCGCCGCACCCTTCTATTGTGGCCGGTGACCTGAATGATGTGGCCTGGTCTTATACCACCAACCTGTTCAGAAAAATAAGCGGCCTGCTGGACCCCCGTATTGGCCGTGGGTTCTTTAACACCTACAATGCCCACATTCCTTTTTTCCGGTACTCCCTTGACCACGTGTTCTATGACCCGGCGTTCCGCCTAATCAGGATCAAGACCCTCCGGTTCTTTGGCTCAGACCACTTCCCTATTTTCATCAGGTTAAACTATGAGCCGCAGGAAGCCGAAGAGCATGATGTGCCAGAACCTAACCAGGAAGAAAAAGAAGACGCCCATGAACTGCTGCATAACCCGGTAGTAGAGAAGCCACCCCAGGTAGAAAACTCCACCTCGGCGTCTGTCAATAGCAAATCTTAG
- a CDS encoding gliding motility lipoprotein GldH, protein MRKRLHLFLCLGLLALLATSCDTNRVFEENQDIANNQWPVKLAPAFEFEITDTTQQYNVYFNVRNALHYPFYNLYLRHYLYGPDGKQVSSRLHEMYLMDPKTGEPRGKGAGDIFDHQFKALKNVRFPQAGKYRLKLNQYMRQDPLPGIMAVGVRVEKAAE, encoded by the coding sequence ATGAGAAAGCGCCTCCATCTTTTCCTGTGCCTGGGTCTGTTGGCACTGCTGGCTACCAGCTGTGACACCAACCGGGTCTTTGAAGAAAACCAGGACATTGCCAATAACCAGTGGCCCGTGAAACTGGCCCCGGCCTTTGAGTTTGAGATTACAGACACCACGCAGCAATACAACGTGTACTTTAACGTGCGTAACGCATTGCATTACCCGTTTTACAACCTGTACCTGCGCCATTACCTGTATGGACCAGACGGAAAGCAGGTAAGCTCCAGGCTGCATGAGATGTACCTCATGGACCCCAAGACCGGTGAGCCCCGGGGCAAAGGGGCCGGTGATATCTTTGACCACCAGTTCAAGGCCCTTAAAAACGTGCGCTTCCCGCAGGCAGGCAAATACCGGCTCAAGCTCAACCAATACATGCGCCAGGACCCGCTGCCCGGTATCATGGCGGTGGGGGTGCGGGTAGAGAAAGCCGCAGAATAA
- a CDS encoding AAA domain-containing protein, which produces MTATSTSLPHLLKQYQRRLLNLSGSNRSLVLLKPSASLHLDLHVLDHAHKGPSFSYVQDLMAGKQTITLCEVADARDAALAPLTKSLKTIQRRANMIWEERGAKELFVGWPFVEGAFPDGTLVRCPLVFFPVELKVSDKRQWQLVRREDSPAFFNKSFLLAYAHYLNVAPDENLMEEDFEDFPTDALEFRTRLYETLKASNLEINFNQELLQDVLLPFKAYKREDLEKTWKPGQLKLQPEAVLGIFAQAGSYQLSDYDDLLENPPTDSLEELLLPQTEVNQAHAQLEQQLFTAFDADASQEAALRQVKSGQSVVVQGPPGTGKSQLICNLVSDYLARGKTVLVVCQKRAALDVVYQRLSTTGLEQFSALVHDLNLDRPAVFAKIRRQIEQVEEYQKQNAGLSNIQAERQFLETSRRINQISERLHELKEALFDTSLSGWSAKELYLRSNPRAPHLPAEGIFRGLSASTWHEWRPRVLHYLQDAVALQHPDFPWNDRRSFHLHTFAERQKLNQLLKDIPATVQTAAEQVSPLLPAQAEPWDGLQALLQELHTLQAVQTDLQDKAVLRLFFGNLNQTKEYKQRETQLQQLQRATAAAQLPLTHAEAQQLTQLLAAYDQAHSGFIGKIGWSFSSDKKKLAAFAEGKKLTNPETAVEHLRTGLKEWEALQTQWKSLQELEPTLEIPAHDFFAPEAKQELEALLQAWEQRKALHKLTAYEVLPHELLQLAPERFKAVFSETLPKLQELKEQVREWERWLTGSQIELLATDPAAPQKFMLSLQENFDRLVSFDALLQTFPPELKTWLEEVRTAVPEGVETQLQTLENSVLLAWLQHMEAHHSVLTIVSTGELDRLETELQELIKRKSELSRQIILLNLREQTYQNMEYNRLGNPVTYRRLLTQVSKKRLLYPLRKLNAQFGDEIRQLLPCWLASPETVSALFPLERVFDLVIFDEASQCFAEVGIPALVRGKQAVVAGDEQQLGPSDLYRVRFENEEEETEELLVESLLQLSALHLPQALLSEHYRSQYPELIQFSNQNFYQHKLQLIPRFEAMNAAEPAIQYLKVEGVWENQTNRVEAERVRDLVFELIAKGETNIGVITFNFPQQQLVQDLLEEQAFAQNTTLPEELIIKNIENIQGDERQYIIFSIGYAPDAQGVVRAMFGSLNAAKGENRLNVAITRAIKRVYVVTSLWPEQFPVENAKHIGPRLLRDYLAFAREVSEKGFTPQPAPPANIPSALLLYPLLLASFGQNASETEISAELPFADLTFRNGERYQAVVLTDDDLYYRRPSAKASHADVPLRLRARGWKFGAVYSRQFWSQPDQVWQRLQELYKHHER; this is translated from the coding sequence ATGACCGCTACGTCCACGTCACTTCCCCATCTGCTCAAGCAATACCAGCGCCGCCTCCTGAACCTGAGCGGCTCTAACCGTTCCCTGGTATTGCTGAAACCCTCCGCCAGCCTGCACCTGGACCTGCACGTCCTGGACCACGCCCACAAGGGCCCGTCTTTTAGCTACGTGCAGGACCTGATGGCCGGCAAGCAGACCATTACCCTCTGTGAGGTGGCAGATGCCCGTGACGCCGCGCTGGCGCCCTTAACCAAGAGCCTGAAAACCATTCAGCGGCGGGCCAACATGATCTGGGAAGAGCGGGGTGCCAAAGAGCTGTTTGTAGGCTGGCCCTTTGTGGAAGGCGCCTTCCCGGACGGTACCCTGGTGCGCTGCCCGCTGGTGTTTTTCCCCGTGGAGCTCAAGGTCAGTGACAAGCGGCAGTGGCAACTGGTCCGGCGTGAAGATTCCCCCGCCTTTTTCAACAAGAGCTTTCTGCTGGCCTACGCCCACTACCTTAACGTGGCCCCGGACGAGAACCTGATGGAGGAGGACTTTGAGGATTTCCCTACGGATGCCCTGGAGTTCAGGACCAGGCTGTATGAGACGCTCAAAGCCAGTAACCTGGAAATAAACTTCAACCAGGAACTGCTCCAGGATGTGCTGCTGCCATTCAAGGCCTACAAGCGCGAAGACCTGGAAAAGACCTGGAAACCAGGCCAACTCAAGCTCCAGCCCGAGGCCGTATTAGGGATCTTTGCCCAGGCCGGTTCCTACCAGCTCTCAGACTATGATGACCTGCTGGAGAACCCGCCCACAGACTCCTTAGAAGAACTGCTCTTGCCCCAGACCGAGGTCAACCAGGCCCATGCCCAACTAGAGCAGCAACTCTTCACCGCCTTTGACGCAGACGCCTCGCAGGAGGCGGCGCTCCGGCAGGTAAAGTCGGGGCAGAGCGTGGTGGTGCAGGGGCCTCCGGGCACCGGTAAATCACAGCTCATCTGCAACCTGGTCTCAGATTACCTGGCCCGCGGCAAAACGGTGCTGGTGGTCTGCCAGAAACGCGCCGCCCTGGACGTGGTGTACCAGCGGTTGTCTACCACCGGCCTGGAGCAGTTCTCGGCGCTGGTGCATGACCTCAACCTGGACCGCCCCGCGGTATTTGCCAAAATACGCCGCCAGATTGAGCAGGTAGAAGAATACCAGAAACAGAATGCAGGCCTGAGTAACATTCAGGCGGAGCGCCAGTTCCTGGAGACCAGCCGGCGCATCAACCAGATCTCAGAACGCCTGCATGAATTGAAGGAAGCCCTCTTTGACACCAGCCTCAGTGGGTGGTCAGCGAAAGAACTGTACCTGCGCAGCAACCCCCGGGCCCCGCACCTGCCCGCCGAGGGAATTTTCCGCGGCCTCTCGGCCAGCACCTGGCACGAATGGCGCCCGCGGGTGCTGCATTACCTGCAAGACGCCGTGGCGCTGCAGCACCCAGATTTCCCGTGGAACGACCGACGTTCTTTTCACCTGCACACCTTTGCGGAGCGCCAGAAACTGAACCAGCTGCTAAAAGACATTCCCGCCACGGTCCAGACCGCCGCTGAGCAGGTAAGCCCCCTGCTGCCCGCGCAGGCTGAGCCCTGGGACGGACTGCAGGCGCTTTTGCAGGAACTGCACACGCTGCAGGCGGTACAGACGGATTTGCAGGACAAAGCCGTTTTGAGGCTGTTTTTCGGAAACCTGAACCAAACCAAAGAATACAAGCAGCGCGAGACCCAGCTTCAGCAATTACAGCGAGCCACGGCTGCCGCGCAGCTACCTCTTACGCACGCAGAAGCACAGCAACTCACGCAACTGCTGGCCGCCTATGACCAGGCCCACAGCGGTTTTATTGGCAAGATTGGTTGGAGCTTCTCCTCAGATAAAAAGAAACTGGCGGCTTTCGCCGAAGGCAAAAAACTCACGAACCCAGAGACCGCTGTAGAGCACCTGCGCACTGGCCTCAAAGAATGGGAAGCGCTGCAAACCCAATGGAAAAGCCTTCAGGAACTGGAACCTACCCTGGAGATTCCGGCGCATGATTTCTTTGCCCCTGAAGCAAAACAGGAACTAGAGGCGCTGCTACAGGCCTGGGAGCAACGCAAGGCCCTGCACAAACTCACGGCCTATGAGGTGCTGCCCCATGAACTACTACAGCTGGCCCCCGAGCGTTTTAAAGCCGTTTTTTCTGAAACACTGCCAAAACTCCAGGAGCTGAAAGAGCAGGTACGGGAGTGGGAACGCTGGCTTACCGGGTCACAGATAGAACTGTTGGCCACTGACCCCGCCGCCCCGCAGAAGTTCATGCTCAGCCTGCAAGAGAACTTTGACCGGCTGGTGTCTTTTGACGCGCTGCTGCAGACCTTTCCCCCGGAACTGAAAACCTGGCTGGAGGAGGTTCGCACCGCCGTGCCCGAAGGCGTGGAAACCCAACTGCAGACCCTGGAGAACAGCGTGCTGCTGGCCTGGCTCCAGCACATGGAGGCCCACCATTCGGTTTTGACTATTGTGAGCACGGGTGAACTGGACCGCCTAGAAACCGAGCTGCAAGAACTCATCAAGCGCAAATCTGAACTCAGCCGCCAGATTATTCTTTTGAACCTGCGCGAGCAGACCTACCAGAACATGGAGTACAACCGCCTGGGCAACCCGGTCACCTACCGTAGGCTGCTCACCCAGGTAAGCAAGAAGCGGCTGCTCTACCCACTGCGCAAACTCAACGCTCAGTTCGGCGATGAAATACGGCAATTGCTGCCGTGCTGGCTGGCCTCACCTGAGACGGTGTCGGCGCTCTTCCCGTTGGAACGGGTCTTTGACCTGGTGATCTTTGATGAAGCCTCGCAGTGCTTTGCTGAGGTGGGCATTCCGGCGCTGGTGCGCGGTAAGCAGGCCGTGGTGGCCGGTGATGAGCAGCAGCTGGGGCCTTCTGATCTGTACCGCGTGCGGTTCGAGAATGAGGAGGAGGAGACTGAGGAGCTGTTGGTGGAATCACTGCTGCAACTCAGCGCGCTGCACCTGCCGCAGGCGCTTTTGTCTGAACACTACCGCAGCCAGTACCCAGAGCTCATCCAGTTCTCCAACCAGAATTTCTACCAGCACAAGCTGCAGTTGATTCCAAGGTTTGAGGCCATGAACGCTGCTGAGCCTGCCATCCAGTACCTGAAAGTAGAGGGCGTCTGGGAAAACCAAACCAATAGGGTAGAGGCTGAGCGCGTACGCGACCTGGTGTTTGAGCTCATCGCCAAGGGCGAAACCAATATTGGCGTGATCACCTTCAACTTTCCGCAGCAACAGCTGGTGCAGGACCTGCTGGAAGAACAGGCCTTTGCGCAGAACACCACGCTGCCCGAGGAGCTCATCATCAAGAACATTGAGAACATACAAGGTGACGAGCGGCAGTACATCATCTTCTCCATTGGTTACGCGCCAGATGCGCAGGGCGTGGTGCGCGCCATGTTTGGCAGCCTGAACGCGGCCAAGGGCGAGAACCGGCTGAACGTGGCCATTACCCGGGCCATCAAGCGCGTGTACGTGGTCACCAGCTTGTGGCCAGAACAGTTCCCCGTAGAGAATGCCAAGCACATTGGCCCAAGGCTGCTGCGTGATTACCTGGCCTTCGCCCGCGAGGTGAGCGAGAAAGGCTTCACGCCCCAGCCCGCCCCGCCGGCCAACATCCCGTCGGCGTTGCTGTTGTACCCGCTGCTTTTGGCCAGTTTTGGCCAAAACGCCTCCGAAACAGAAATATCTGCAGAACTTCCTTTCGCCGACCTTACTTTCCGCAACGGAGAACGCTACCAGGCCGTAGTGTTAACCGACGACGACCTGTACTACCGTCGGCCCTCCGCCAAGGCCTCTCACGCCGATGTTCCGCTACGCCTTCGGGCCCGGGGCTGGAAATTCGGGGCCGTGTACAGTCGTCAGTTCTGGAGCCAGCCCGATCAGGTCTGGCAGAGACTGCAAGAATTGTACAAACACCATGAAAGATAA